One window from the genome of Dyadobacter sp. CECT 9275 encodes:
- a CDS encoding aminotransferase class V-fold PLP-dependent enzyme has translation MRRRDILKSLTVLPVAGTASNALGTYTPSALPAPKRDLFKELGLRTFINAAGNYTSMTASLMPPEVMEAIRSSAEEYVMLEEVQDKAGEKIAALCKAEAAMVTAGCWSALVLGMAGVLTGMDPKKVGQLPFLSGTGMKSEVIVQKSHANGYHQALTNTGVSIVLVETREELEKAINDKTALLWFLNREAPAGNIKHQEWLELAKKHNLPTMIDIAADVPPVENLWKFNEMGFDLVCISGGKAMCGPQSAGILMGKKDLIAAARLSAPPRSGIGRGHKVNKEEILGMYVALDRYVKHDHKKDWETWEKRIAVIDSAVKGITGVKTEVVIPPVANHNPSLNIMWDNTKVKISRDAMGEKLRKGTPSIEVISWETENSIRLTVFMLKPGQEKIVAQRIKEELISASA, from the coding sequence ATGCGCCGTCGGGATATTCTCAAAAGTTTAACTGTTCTGCCTGTTGCCGGCACCGCTTCCAATGCGCTTGGCACCTATACTCCCTCAGCCCTACCTGCCCCCAAGCGGGATCTTTTTAAAGAACTGGGGCTTCGCACCTTTATCAACGCGGCCGGGAATTATACCTCCATGACCGCCTCATTAATGCCTCCCGAGGTAATGGAAGCCATTCGTTCAAGCGCGGAGGAATACGTAATGCTGGAAGAAGTGCAGGACAAAGCAGGAGAAAAAATTGCCGCACTCTGCAAGGCAGAAGCAGCCATGGTAACGGCTGGCTGCTGGTCCGCACTGGTGCTGGGCATGGCCGGAGTTTTAACCGGCATGGATCCCAAGAAAGTTGGGCAGCTCCCGTTCCTGAGTGGCACCGGAATGAAATCCGAGGTCATTGTTCAGAAAAGCCATGCCAACGGCTATCACCAGGCACTTACCAACACGGGCGTTTCCATCGTTTTGGTAGAAACCCGTGAAGAACTTGAAAAGGCCATTAATGACAAAACAGCTTTGCTATGGTTTCTTAACCGGGAAGCTCCGGCAGGCAATATCAAACATCAGGAATGGCTGGAGCTAGCCAAAAAACACAACCTGCCCACCATGATCGACATAGCGGCGGATGTACCTCCGGTAGAAAATCTGTGGAAATTCAATGAAATGGGGTTTGACCTCGTTTGTATTTCTGGCGGCAAAGCCATGTGCGGCCCTCAGAGCGCAGGCATACTGATGGGCAAAAAAGACCTGATCGCCGCGGCTCGGCTAAGTGCGCCTCCGCGCAGTGGTATCGGCAGGGGACATAAGGTAAACAAAGAAGAAATCCTGGGCATGTATGTGGCGCTGGACAGATATGTCAAACATGATCACAAAAAAGACTGGGAAACCTGGGAAAAACGGATCGCGGTGATTGACAGCGCCGTTAAAGGTATAACCGGTGTGAAGACGGAAGTGGTTATACCTCCTGTTGCCAACCACAACCCTTCGCTGAATATTATGTGGGACAATACCAAGGTAAAAATCTCCCGGGATGCAATGGGAGAAAAACTGAGAAAGGGAACACCCAGCATCGAAGTAATTTCCTGGGAAACAGAAAACAGTATCCGGCTTACCGTTTTTATGCTGAAACCCGGTCAGGAAAAAATTGTTGCACAAAGAATTAAAGAAGAGCTTATCAGCGCGTCGGCCTGA
- a CDS encoding c-type cytochrome: MNSFKFPARLVRLAKPYLAVTLILLLGIGFKRYDQINTLPKGDPDNGGLTLPGDFEAVVVADSVGSARHLAVNQNGDIYVRLRRTWPQGGNVALRDTDQDGKADIIQNFGDFKDPDSYGTGMRIYKDYIYYSTAGVVYRNKLIPGSLIPNSKNEVILTDDYRHSKHGSEHIAKPLTFDDEGHMYVPFGSPGDVCQLENRKPGAPGQFPCPQLEEHGGVWQFDANKPGQLQKDGKRYATGIRSIVAMDWNHADNTLYALQHGRDNLTATWPALYSPWQSAVLPSEEFLKVKEGTDAGWPYYYYDHMQGKKLLNPEYGGDGKKEGKGKEYAQPLIGFPGHWAPNDLFFYTGDQFPARYKNGAFIAFHGSTIRAPYPQGGYFVCFVPFKNGAPTGQWEVFADGFARVDTIVNTADAKARPMGIAMGPDGSLYITESVKGKIWRIMYKGDRNKFGTAQLAAMEERKNRTNIKEPDIVKDDLQKRTMSLGERNYKLYCGACHQGDGKGDGSRFPPLAGSEWVTGDKKKMIDVILNGLNGTITVNGNPYNGVMPAHRFLKDEDIAQISTYIRNSFGNKAGSVSAEDVRRVRNKH; the protein is encoded by the coding sequence ATGAATTCTTTTAAATTCCCCGCCAGGCTCGTCCGTCTGGCAAAACCTTATCTGGCAGTAACACTCATTTTATTGCTCGGCATAGGATTTAAACGTTATGATCAGATCAATACTTTGCCAAAGGGTGATCCCGATAATGGCGGACTCACACTCCCTGGCGATTTTGAAGCGGTGGTAGTAGCAGACAGTGTTGGCTCCGCGCGGCACCTGGCCGTTAACCAGAATGGTGATATTTATGTAAGGTTAAGAAGAACCTGGCCACAGGGTGGCAATGTTGCCCTGCGCGACACCGATCAGGATGGCAAAGCGGATATCATTCAAAACTTCGGTGATTTCAAGGATCCGGACAGTTATGGTACCGGAATGCGGATCTATAAAGATTACATCTATTATAGTACAGCCGGTGTGGTATATCGTAATAAGCTCATCCCGGGCAGCCTGATTCCGAACAGCAAAAACGAAGTGATACTGACGGATGATTACCGGCATAGCAAACATGGCTCGGAACACATTGCAAAACCCCTGACTTTTGACGACGAGGGACACATGTATGTGCCCTTTGGCTCACCGGGAGACGTTTGTCAGCTGGAAAACAGAAAACCTGGGGCGCCAGGACAGTTTCCCTGCCCGCAGCTGGAAGAGCATGGCGGCGTCTGGCAGTTTGACGCCAATAAACCGGGGCAGCTTCAAAAAGATGGGAAAAGATATGCAACGGGCATAAGAAGCATTGTAGCCATGGACTGGAACCACGCCGACAATACGCTGTATGCCTTACAGCACGGCAGAGATAACCTGACCGCCACCTGGCCCGCGCTTTATTCTCCCTGGCAAAGTGCAGTGCTGCCATCGGAAGAGTTTCTGAAAGTAAAGGAGGGTACAGATGCAGGCTGGCCTTACTATTACTATGATCACATGCAGGGTAAAAAACTACTCAATCCGGAATATGGCGGCGACGGCAAAAAGGAAGGAAAAGGAAAAGAATATGCCCAGCCGCTGATTGGCTTTCCGGGACACTGGGCACCCAACGACCTATTCTTTTATACGGGCGACCAGTTCCCTGCGCGTTATAAAAACGGGGCTTTCATTGCTTTCCACGGCTCCACCATCCGCGCGCCCTATCCGCAGGGAGGGTATTTCGTCTGTTTTGTGCCTTTTAAAAACGGGGCCCCCACCGGCCAGTGGGAAGTTTTTGCAGACGGTTTTGCACGTGTGGATACCATCGTCAACACTGCAGATGCCAAAGCTCGTCCTATGGGAATTGCCATGGGGCCGGACGGTTCGTTATACATCACGGAAAGTGTGAAGGGGAAGATCTGGCGGATTATGTATAAGGGCGACCGCAACAAATTTGGAACTGCCCAACTGGCTGCCATGGAGGAGCGCAAAAACCGTACAAACATTAAAGAACCGGATATCGTCAAAGACGACCTGCAAAAACGTACCATGTCATTGGGCGAACGAAACTACAAACTTTACTGTGGCGCATGTCATCAGGGCGACGGCAAAGGAGATGGGAGCCGTTTTCCTCCGCTGGCAGGATCGGAGTGGGTGACGGGAGACAAGAAAAAAATGATTGACGTAATCCTGAATGGATTAAACGGTACGATCACCGTCAATGGCAATCCATACAATGGCGTGATGCCCGCCCACAGATTTTTGAAAGATGAAGATATTGCGCAGATATCCACCTACATCCGTAACAGTTTTGGCAACAAAGCCGGCAGTGTATCGGCAGAAGACGTAAGAAGGGTGAGGAATAAACACTAA
- a CDS encoding LytR/AlgR family response regulator transcription factor has protein sequence MIKALIIDDELKARNVLNHYITNFIPEITEIQQTDSVDGAFEILKTYQPGIVFLDVEMPHKNGFDLLLALKDPTFDIIFTTAYNQYAIQAIRFSALDYLLKPVDPDELRAAVERYMEKQKPAAEKKELFDNLVQNIGKKAVKDFRLAVPSSEGVFFFTLNEILRLEADRNYTFIHLIGKKPFIASKTLKYFEEMLDEFGFIRTHKSHLVNPVHVVRLSHDHEYVFLTDGSKIEISRRKKEEVQQQLSTR, from the coding sequence ATGATAAAGGCATTGATCATTGATGATGAACTAAAGGCACGTAATGTACTGAACCACTACATCACTAATTTTATTCCTGAAATTACCGAAATACAGCAGACAGATTCGGTGGATGGAGCATTTGAAATACTCAAAACCTATCAGCCCGGAATTGTTTTCCTGGATGTGGAAATGCCTCACAAAAACGGTTTTGATCTGCTTTTGGCATTAAAAGATCCCACTTTTGATATCATTTTTACGACTGCTTATAATCAGTATGCCATTCAGGCGATCCGTTTCAGTGCGCTGGATTATCTGTTGAAACCGGTGGATCCGGATGAGCTCCGCGCCGCTGTGGAGCGCTATATGGAAAAGCAAAAGCCAGCGGCGGAGAAAAAAGAGCTCTTTGATAATCTCGTACAAAACATCGGGAAAAAAGCTGTAAAGGATTTCCGCCTGGCAGTGCCTTCCAGCGAAGGCGTTTTCTTTTTTACGCTGAACGAAATCCTCCGGCTGGAAGCGGACCGCAACTATACCTTTATTCATCTGATCGGTAAAAAACCGTTTATCGCCAGCAAAACCCTCAAATACTTTGAAGAAATGCTGGATGAGTTCGGCTTCATCAGGACACATAAATCGCATCTTGTGAATCCTGTTCATGTGGTGCGGCTGAGCCACGACCATGAATATGTGTTCCTTACGGATGGCTCAAAAATTGAAATTTCCAGACGAAAAAAGGAGGAAGTGCAGCAGCAGCTTAGCACGCGCTGA
- a CDS encoding histidine kinase, protein MVSELLSAQTIFQNLKWQDGLSAKQVLCLYKDSDGFLWIGTSNGLNRFDGAVVKKYEVGENIKSISVNAIYPIGKKDSLLIGTNKGLRIFNTQTGVFSQLSRFASLDDQMVVTIKPDDRNRLWIGATTKIYIYDRGRLFPVSDMIPAARIIQGPPRTVSDIVWDTLRGGFWVAGIKPYFIDLKKNKVYTKEDNPFHSPVLEAGKVHAIAVDGKSNVWYGSDENVSLNFWNYQKNTVDTYFELDGRKINEGCNYIFIDRSERVWISTWLFAAYVKEPGKPIKKLSYSQTESYTIGYGHFRNAIEDTDGNIWFGTINGVSKSQTHYPLQAIYQLPSFPFFLETGFAGINFINIDRNVIMACKEEGVVAYHMDDKTYKRYFVTSDAAALLRNKFMMSARAADGWWFAGEDGVYRLRNGSAKLEKFDKIRQRMWGKANFIFTDKKGKVWFQIVNDALYRYDPVGKKCDRFDGKDPNYGVFHFANCRSFIELHDGNLLFSMKGTGFISFNYETEHFSVIPVSCIRDFDVPQMVEDRKGNLWVSALGRGVVKMNVQGACLDSVDTGSGLLYDEVAGLQIDGRGNIWAAGREGLMFFDPLSKSVTKVEIDLGKTLQDYWSNIAISNGKIYAVMLDHVAVIDPFRFAAIPVKHPPHLTSVKIFGKEKINYENNGTLELEPDEDYVTFQYASLSHRDIPSLQYSFQLEGIDKDWVKAGRLITASYTNISPGTYTFKVRSTDENGKWMTDITTMRLHVKPHWWQTWWFITLCILLFLLFLYAAYRNLVERKKKKTIDETIDYFANSVYGENSVNEICWDIARNCISQLRFEDCVVYLIDNEKQRLVQKAAYGPKNPKGHEIVNPIEIEIGKGIVGTVAVSGKPLIIGDTTKDPRYIVDDEVRQSEIAVPILHDGKVIGVIDSEHSRKYFFGEDHAKALTTIASISANKIAEALAEAQAQEKEIMLLEINKMLAESQLMALRAQMNPHFVFNCLNSIQECIVTQKYGEASKYLNKFSKLFRMVLNNSGKNLVIVEEEIEVLRLYLELEQMRFEQSFSYEIITDEELVEDHVLLPSMLVQPYVENALWHGLMHKSGERKLLIEFKRISEEIFLCRIDDNGIGRKKSFELKAHNSKSKRHESKGLQISKDRLDLLKRQGNHTRLSIIDKYDDQGQPAGTLIEIELSTYLKNL, encoded by the coding sequence TTGGTATCTGAACTGCTGTCAGCTCAAACCATATTTCAAAATCTGAAATGGCAGGACGGGCTCAGCGCCAAGCAGGTGTTATGTTTATATAAGGATTCCGATGGGTTTTTGTGGATCGGGACCTCCAATGGCCTCAACCGGTTTGACGGTGCCGTGGTGAAGAAGTACGAGGTGGGTGAAAACATCAAAAGTATTTCTGTAAATGCGATTTATCCTATTGGAAAAAAGGACAGCCTGCTGATCGGGACCAACAAAGGACTCAGGATTTTTAATACCCAAACCGGTGTTTTTAGCCAGCTTAGCAGGTTTGCTTCACTGGACGATCAGATGGTGGTTACCATCAAACCCGATGATCGTAATCGGCTCTGGATAGGGGCTACCACGAAGATTTATATTTATGATCGGGGAAGGCTGTTTCCGGTTTCTGACATGATCCCGGCTGCCAGAATCATCCAGGGACCTCCGCGTACGGTTTCCGACATTGTTTGGGATACACTCCGGGGAGGATTTTGGGTGGCGGGTATCAAGCCCTATTTCATTGACCTGAAAAAAAACAAGGTGTACACGAAGGAAGATAACCCCTTTCATTCGCCGGTGCTGGAAGCGGGCAAAGTACACGCCATTGCGGTGGATGGCAAAAGCAATGTATGGTACGGCAGTGACGAAAATGTTTCCCTTAATTTCTGGAATTATCAAAAGAATACAGTTGATACCTATTTTGAACTGGACGGAAGAAAGATAAACGAAGGTTGTAATTACATCTTCATTGACAGGAGTGAAAGAGTCTGGATTTCGACATGGCTTTTTGCGGCTTATGTGAAGGAACCAGGCAAGCCGATCAAAAAACTTTCCTACAGCCAGACAGAATCTTACACCATTGGTTACGGGCATTTCAGGAATGCCATTGAAGATACCGATGGGAACATCTGGTTTGGTACCATCAATGGAGTCAGTAAAAGCCAGACCCACTATCCTTTGCAGGCCATATACCAGCTGCCCAGCTTTCCGTTTTTCCTGGAGACCGGTTTTGCAGGTATCAACTTCATCAATATTGACCGCAATGTGATCATGGCCTGTAAGGAAGAAGGTGTGGTAGCTTATCACATGGATGACAAAACCTACAAAAGGTACTTTGTTACTTCCGATGCCGCGGCACTGTTACGAAACAAATTCATGATGTCGGCCAGGGCGGCAGATGGCTGGTGGTTTGCCGGAGAAGACGGCGTATACAGGTTAAGGAACGGAAGTGCGAAGCTGGAAAAGTTTGACAAGATCAGACAGCGTATGTGGGGAAAAGCCAACTTTATCTTCACAGATAAAAAAGGAAAGGTATGGTTTCAGATCGTGAATGACGCGCTGTACCGATATGATCCCGTCGGTAAAAAATGTGACCGTTTCGATGGGAAAGATCCTAATTACGGGGTATTCCACTTTGCAAACTGTCGGAGTTTCATTGAGCTCCATGACGGGAATCTGCTCTTTTCGATGAAAGGAACCGGTTTTATTAGTTTTAATTATGAAACAGAGCACTTTTCGGTCATTCCCGTAAGCTGTATCCGGGACTTTGATGTCCCCCAGATGGTAGAGGACAGGAAAGGGAACTTATGGGTATCAGCCTTGGGAAGGGGCGTTGTGAAAATGAATGTGCAGGGAGCTTGTCTTGACAGCGTGGATACCGGCAGTGGGTTACTGTACGATGAAGTGGCAGGTCTGCAGATAGATGGCCGCGGTAATATCTGGGCCGCCGGGCGGGAAGGTCTTATGTTTTTTGACCCTCTTTCTAAATCTGTAACAAAAGTGGAGATCGACCTGGGTAAGACCCTGCAGGATTACTGGAGTAATATTGCGATCTCCAACGGCAAGATATACGCCGTCATGCTGGATCATGTAGCGGTCATTGACCCCTTCCGTTTTGCCGCAATACCGGTGAAACATCCGCCGCACCTTACTTCCGTTAAAATATTCGGCAAGGAGAAAATCAATTATGAAAATAACGGAACCCTGGAACTTGAACCGGACGAGGACTACGTTACTTTTCAGTATGCTTCGCTTAGCCACCGGGATATTCCGTCGCTTCAGTATAGTTTTCAGCTCGAAGGAATTGATAAAGACTGGGTGAAGGCGGGGCGTCTGATCACTGCTTCGTATACCAATATTTCGCCCGGTACCTATACCTTCAAAGTAAGAAGTACCGACGAAAACGGAAAATGGATGACGGACATCACCACCATGAGGCTGCATGTGAAACCTCACTGGTGGCAGACCTGGTGGTTTATCACCTTGTGTATCCTGTTGTTTTTACTATTCTTATATGCAGCTTACCGCAACCTGGTCGAGCGGAAGAAAAAGAAAACGATAGACGAAACGATCGATTATTTTGCCAACTCGGTCTATGGTGAAAATTCCGTGAATGAGATTTGCTGGGATATTGCCCGTAACTGTATCTCCCAGCTTCGGTTTGAAGATTGCGTGGTTTATCTGATTGATAACGAGAAGCAAAGGCTGGTTCAGAAAGCTGCTTATGGCCCGAAGAACCCGAAGGGGCATGAAATTGTGAATCCGATTGAAATCGAGATCGGAAAAGGTATTGTAGGTACGGTAGCCGTCTCAGGGAAACCGCTGATCATTGGGGACACCACCAAAGATCCACGTTATATTGTTGATGACGAAGTACGGCAGTCGGAGATAGCGGTACCGATCCTGCACGACGGGAAGGTGATAGGCGTAATTGATTCGGAACACAGTCGTAAGTATTTTTTTGGGGAAGATCATGCCAAGGCCCTTACGACGATCGCATCCATCAGCGCCAACAAAATAGCCGAAGCACTGGCCGAAGCGCAGGCGCAGGAAAAGGAAATTATGCTGCTGGAAATAAATAAAATGCTGGCGGAGAGCCAGTTGATGGCGCTTAGGGCGCAAATGAACCCTCATTTTGTATTCAATTGCCTCAATAGTATCCAAGAGTGCATCGTCACACAAAAGTATGGGGAGGCCAGTAAGTATCTTAATAAATTCTCCAAGCTTTTCAGGATGGTGCTCAATAACTCAGGCAAAAATCTGGTGATTGTGGAAGAAGAAATAGAAGTACTCAGGCTGTATCTGGAGCTGGAACAGATGCGTTTTGAACAAAGCTTCTCCTATGAAATCATTACCGACGAGGAACTGGTGGAAGACCATGTGCTGCTGCCTTCCATGCTGGTACAGCCTTATGTCGAAAACGCGCTCTGGCATGGGCTGATGCACAAGAGTGGTGAAAGAAAGCTGCTCATAGAATTCAAAAGGATCAGTGAGGAAATATTTCTCTGCCGGATTGACGACAATGGAATCGGCAGAAAAAAATCCTTTGAACTGAAAGCACACAACAGTAAATCCAAACGGCACGAATCCAAAGGTCTGCAGATTTCAAAAGACAGGCTGGACCTGCTGAAAAGGCAGGGAAACCACACCAGGCTCAGCATCATCGACAAATACGATGACCAGGGGCAACCTGCCGGTACATTAATAGAAATTGAACTTTCAACGTATCTGAAAAATTTATAA
- a CDS encoding AAA domain-containing protein, with protein sequence MDYFKRQLDLLKIEREEDKRSYLKLTESTSVSDRRAAGLAWYPIAIRGSEMSRGDYLTVEVERTTHQDISHQMRFGTPAALFSNHDPKKDKVEGTITHQNGNRLKITLRTDELPDWARDGKLGIDLLFDDNSYDEMNSALKKAAELGTKEEEGRLVKILTGEKAPTFKKDIPLFHAPKLNASQQQAVEKILRANELAIVHGPPGTGKTTTLVQAIKALVETEHQQILVVAPSNTAVDLLSEKLSDEGLSVLRVGNPARVSERLTSLTLDYQISGHARFKDIRSLKKQANEFKNMAHKYKRSFGKAEREQRKALFEEAHRIMKDVTATENYIIEDLVSRAQVITATLVGANHYTVRDIQYKTVVIDEAGQALEPACWIPLLKSKKVVLAGDHCQLPPTIKSDEAARSGLAVTLLEKCVAHHPESVVLLDEQYRMNEAIMGYSSRIFYHHKLRANEAVRTRVLFPGDMPLAFVDTAGCGFEEKPDGTSSTNPEEAVFLFKHLSQLVSDIVGSIPAEHDILSGFPTIAVISPYKRQIGILQEQLDHSPDLKPYVSKISVNTIDSFQGQERDVVYISMTRSNTEGAIGFLSDIRRMNVAMTRARKKLVVIGDSGTLSQLDFYAGFIEYAEKHGAYHSAWEYMV encoded by the coding sequence ATGGATTATTTTAAAAGGCAGCTTGATCTGCTGAAAATCGAGCGGGAAGAAGACAAACGCTCCTATCTCAAATTAACTGAAAGCACCTCTGTTTCGGATCGCCGCGCCGCAGGATTGGCCTGGTATCCTATTGCGATCCGGGGCTCAGAGATGAGCCGGGGTGATTACCTGACGGTGGAAGTGGAAAGGACAACACATCAGGATATTTCCCATCAGATGCGTTTTGGTACACCGGCAGCACTTTTTTCCAATCATGATCCTAAAAAGGATAAAGTGGAAGGCACGATTACCCACCAGAACGGCAATCGTTTAAAAATCACCCTCCGTACCGATGAGCTTCCTGACTGGGCACGCGATGGCAAACTGGGGATTGACCTGTTGTTTGATGACAACAGTTATGATGAAATGAATTCCGCGCTGAAAAAAGCTGCGGAATTGGGCACTAAGGAAGAGGAAGGGAGGCTGGTTAAAATTCTGACGGGCGAAAAAGCCCCTACTTTCAAAAAAGATATTCCCCTCTTTCATGCCCCAAAACTGAATGCCTCCCAGCAGCAGGCTGTTGAAAAAATACTTCGGGCTAACGAGCTGGCAATCGTGCATGGCCCGCCAGGAACAGGGAAAACCACCACCTTGGTGCAGGCGATCAAAGCCCTGGTGGAAACGGAACACCAGCAGATCCTCGTGGTAGCTCCAAGTAATACTGCCGTTGATTTATTGAGTGAAAAGCTTTCGGATGAAGGACTGAGTGTACTGCGGGTTGGAAATCCGGCGCGGGTGTCGGAAAGGCTCACGTCGCTTACACTCGACTATCAGATTTCCGGACATGCCCGGTTCAAGGATATCAGGAGCCTTAAGAAGCAGGCAAATGAGTTCAAGAATATGGCGCATAAATATAAACGCAGTTTCGGAAAAGCAGAACGGGAACAACGCAAAGCGCTGTTTGAGGAGGCGCACCGGATCATGAAAGATGTTACCGCTACTGAAAACTATATTATTGAAGATCTGGTATCCCGGGCGCAGGTAATCACTGCCACGCTGGTGGGAGCCAATCATTATACGGTGCGAGACATTCAGTACAAAACCGTAGTGATCGACGAGGCCGGGCAGGCGCTGGAACCCGCCTGCTGGATTCCTTTACTAAAATCGAAGAAAGTGGTTCTGGCCGGGGATCATTGCCAGCTTCCGCCAACGATCAAGTCAGACGAGGCAGCCAGGAGCGGGCTTGCTGTAACCTTGCTGGAAAAATGTGTGGCGCATCATCCGGAATCGGTGGTGCTGCTCGATGAGCAATACCGCATGAATGAGGCAATAATGGGATATTCATCCAGGATTTTTTACCATCATAAACTGAGGGCGAATGAGGCCGTCAGGACGCGCGTACTGTTTCCGGGTGACATGCCGCTGGCATTTGTGGATACTGCTGGCTGCGGTTTTGAGGAAAAACCCGACGGGACCAGTTCTACCAACCCAGAGGAAGCGGTTTTTTTATTTAAACATCTGTCGCAGTTAGTTTCTGATATCGTCGGCTCAATTCCAGCGGAGCATGATATCCTTTCCGGTTTTCCGACCATTGCGGTGATATCACCCTATAAAAGGCAGATCGGGATTTTACAGGAACAGCTGGATCATTCACCTGATTTGAAGCCCTACGTGAGCAAGATATCGGTGAACACCATCGACAGTTTTCAGGGGCAGGAACGGGATGTTGTGTACATCAGCATGACCCGCAGCAATACCGAAGGGGCCATCGGGTTTCTTTCAGATATCCGGAGAATGAACGTTGCCATGACCCGCGCCCGAAAGAAACTGGTCGTCATCGGCGACAGCGGAACACTTTCGCAGCTGGATTTTTATGCGGGATTTATTGAATACGCTGAGAAACACGGGGCATATCACAGCGCTTGGGAGTATATGGTATAA
- a CDS encoding MFS transporter: MTAIKIRNYRWIIVSLLFAATTINYLDRQIIGLLKPILEKEFDWSETDFARIVMAFTAAYAIGLLFFGWLIDKIGTKVGYPATVIFWSIAGMLHALAKGAFGFGIARVGLGLGEAGNYPAAVKTVAEWFPKKERALATGLFNAGTSIGVVVALLIVPWILVHFGWQEVFWITGGLGFVWLIFWLWLYDVPARQKRLSKEEYEYIVSGQEPEQAETNNVSWIRLFTFPQTWAYITGKGLIDPIYWFFLFWLPSYFASTFNLDLKKPSLELMLIYTATTIGSISGGWFSSLLIKRGWETVKARKTVLLAFAFLELSVILIQFAGDVWVAVGLISFAVALHQAWATNVFTLPSDLFPKQAVSSVVGIGGMAGAVGGILFPMLVGSLLDSYKATGNLAGGYNILFTICGFTYLVAWLIIHLLTRKSKKLTLEDLG, from the coding sequence TGCTTTTCGCAGCCACCACTATTAACTACCTGGACCGGCAGATCATCGGCCTGCTCAAACCCATTCTTGAAAAGGAATTTGACTGGTCGGAAACCGATTTTGCAAGAATCGTTATGGCCTTCACGGCTGCTTATGCCATCGGGCTTTTGTTTTTTGGCTGGCTGATCGACAAGATCGGAACGAAAGTGGGGTACCCTGCCACGGTTATTTTCTGGAGCATCGCGGGTATGCTGCATGCGCTTGCCAAGGGAGCCTTTGGTTTTGGAATTGCGCGCGTGGGCCTTGGTTTGGGAGAAGCTGGTAATTATCCGGCGGCAGTCAAAACAGTGGCTGAATGGTTTCCCAAAAAAGAAAGAGCACTGGCAACGGGCTTGTTCAACGCAGGTACAAGTATTGGTGTGGTGGTTGCGTTGCTGATTGTGCCATGGATACTGGTTCATTTTGGTTGGCAGGAAGTATTCTGGATCACGGGAGGCCTGGGTTTTGTGTGGCTGATATTCTGGCTGTGGCTTTACGACGTACCGGCCAGGCAAAAACGGCTTTCAAAGGAAGAATATGAATATATCGTATCGGGGCAGGAACCTGAGCAGGCGGAGACAAATAATGTCAGCTGGATCAGGCTTTTTACATTTCCGCAGACCTGGGCTTACATCACAGGAAAAGGGCTTATTGACCCCATTTACTGGTTTTTCCTGTTCTGGCTGCCTTCTTATTTTGCTTCTACCTTCAATCTTGACCTTAAAAAACCAAGTCTGGAGCTGATGCTGATTTACACGGCTACCACCATCGGGAGTATCAGCGGAGGCTGGTTTTCATCCCTGCTGATCAAGCGAGGCTGGGAAACCGTAAAGGCCCGGAAGACAGTTTTGCTGGCCTTCGCCTTTCTGGAGTTATCCGTCATTTTAATACAGTTTGCGGGTGACGTATGGGTGGCGGTAGGGCTTATCAGCTTTGCGGTCGCGCTGCATCAGGCCTGGGCTACCAACGTGTTTACGTTGCCGTCGGACCTTTTCCCCAAGCAGGCGGTAAGTTCAGTAGTCGGGATCGGCGGAATGGCCGGAGCGGTGGGCGGTATTCTTTTCCCGATGCTGGTTGGGAGCCTGCTGGATAGTTATAAGGCAACGGGCAATCTTGCCGGGGGATATAATATTCTATTTACGATCTGCGGATTTACCTACCTGGTCGCCTGGCTGATCATCCATTTATTAACTCGAAAATCGAAAAAACTAACTTTGGAAGACCTCGGATAG